The following are from one region of the Bos mutus isolate GX-2022 chromosome 18, NWIPB_WYAK_1.1, whole genome shotgun sequence genome:
- the LOC102267464 gene encoding LOW QUALITY PROTEIN: cationic amino acid transporter 3 (The sequence of the model RefSeq protein was modified relative to this genomic sequence to represent the inferred CDS: substituted 1 base at 1 genomic stop codon) — MSRLLYQYVHQFGWKLVQRRLLEPIEEPESPTTYLDVLDLVILGVGRSLGAGIYIVAGAVAKYIAGPAIIISFLVAALSSLLSGLCYAELWAQVPRSGSVYLYSYVTMGQLYAFITGWNLILTLFIATVCVAKVWSYSLDSLIGNHISQALEGTFSPYMPSFLATFPDFVALALVLVMIGVLIPQARVSSLVIKVFTGMKAFVPIFMIISGFIKGDLHNWQLTEEDYRSNTSESSDIYKTGGLGPLGSGGFVPFGLDGILQGAALCFYAYFGFESFISFHPAGKEARNPQRSIPLSMVISTFICFLTYFGLSAALTLMVPYYQIHPYSPLPQAFLHVGWDPARYIMAVVFLCALLYSLLGAMFVMSQLICEMADDRLLFWDLAQIHARTGTPVMAITASGFLAGVMALLFDLLDIVELMIIGVLLAYTLGTFSVLILRYQPRQNFVKNEKTEEETEMEPTLEGNPLDSEPEAGTSNILKSLWFPPSTIPTQKSGQIVYGCAFLLVLLMLILSLILAQWPSQVFSGDPVLTTVAVLLLLLITGVTAIIWRQPQDPTPLMFRVPAVPVLPLVSIFMNVYLMTKINTWTWTQIGISNAIGFVIYFGYGIRYSSGXNCDQQPPASISQTLDDDIPSAYSQ; from the exons ATGTCGAGGCTGCTGTATCAGTATGTTCACCAGTTTGGTTGGAAGTTGGTCCAAAGGCGGCTGCTGGAGCCCATAGAGGAGCCTGAGAGTCCCACAACTTATCTGGACGTTCTAGACCTGGTCATCTTGGGTGTGGGCAGAAGCCTGGGAGCTGGCATTTACATTGTGGCTGGTGCAGTGGCCAAATACATAGCTGGACCAGCTATCATCATCTCCTTCCTGGTGGCTGCCCTGTCTTCTCTGTTGTCTGGGCTCTGCTATGCCGAATTATGGGCCCAGGTACCACGTTCTGGTTCTGTGTATCTCTACAGCTATGTCACCATGGGACAACTGTATGCCTTCATCACTGGCTGGAACCTCATTCTGACCTTATTTATTG CCACTGTCTGTGTGGCTAAGGTCTGGAGCTACAGCCTTGACAGCCTGATTGGGAACCACATCTCTCAGGCATTAGAGGGGACTTTCTCTCCGTATATGCCCTCTTTCCTGGCCACGTTCCCAGACTTTGTCGCTCTGGCCCTGGTGCTGGTGATGATTG GAGTATTGATTCCACAAGCTCGTGTGTCATCCCTGGTTATCAAAGTGTTCACAGGCATGAAGGCTTTTGTTCCAATCTTCATGATCATCTCTGGCTTCATTAAGGGAGACCTGCACAACTGGCAGCTCACAGAAGAGGACTACAGATCGAACACATCTGAATCCAGTGACATCTATAAGACTGGAGG CTTGGGGCCTCTGGGTTCTGGAGGGTTTGTGCCCTTTGGCCTTGATGGGATTCTTCAAGGAGCAGCTCTATGTTTCTACGCATATTTTGGTTTTGAGTCATT TATTTCCTTCCATCCTGCAGGCAAAGAAGCCCGAAATCCTCAGCGTTCCATCCCCTTGAGCATGGTGATCTCCACCTTCATCTGCTTTTTGACGTATTTTGGTCTCTCAGCGGCACTCACCCTCATGGTGCCCTACTACCAGATTCATCCTTACAGTCCTTTGCCACAGGCTTTTCTCCATGTTGGATGGGACCCTGCCAGATATATCATGGCTGTTGTCTTCCTGTGTGCTCTTTTATACAG CCTCCTGGGTGCCATGTTTGTCATGTCTCAGTTGATCTGTGAAATGGCGGATGACAGGCTCCTTTTCTGGGATCTTGCCCAGATCCACGCCCGTACAGGCACCCCTGTCATGGCCATAACGGCTTCTGGATTTCTTGCAG GGGTCATGGCATTACTCTTCGACCTCCTTGATATCGTTGAACTCATGATAATTGGGGTCCTGCTTGCTTATACCCTCGGGACATTTTCTGTTCTCATCCTCAG GTACCAACCACGTCAAAATTTTGTcaagaatgagaaaacagaggaagaaactgagatggAGCCTACACTTGAAGGAAATCCTTTGGACTCTGAACCTGAAGCAGGAACCTCAAACATTCTAAAGAGTCTGTGGTTCCCTCCCAGCACCATCCCCACCCAGAAATCTGGCCAGATTGTCTATGGATGTGCCTTCCTGCTTG TTCTCCTGATGCTCATCCTGAGCCTGATCCTGGCCCAGTGGCCCAGCCAGGTGTTCTCTGGAGATCCCGTGCTCACAACAgtggctgtgctgctgctgctgctcatcaCTGGGGTCACGGCCATCATCTGGAGGCAGCCCCAGGACCCCACTCCTCTTATGTTCAGG GTCCCTGCTGTGCCTGTCCTCCCACTGGTGAGCATCTTTATGAATGTCTACTTGATGACAAAGATAAACACTTGGACCTGGACTCAAATTGGCATCTCTAATGCCATTG GATTTGTCATATACTTTGGATATGGGATCCGATACAGCTCAGGGTAGAACTGTGATCAACAGCCGCCAGCTTCCATCTCCCAGACTCTTGATGACGATATCCCTAGtgcttattcacaatag
- the LOC102267189 gene encoding LOW QUALITY PROTEIN: cationic amino acid transporter 3-like (The sequence of the model RefSeq protein was modified relative to this genomic sequence to represent the inferred CDS: substituted 2 bases at 2 genomic stop codons) — protein sequence MLCQYVRQFGQKLVHRRPLEPIEESESPTAHLNILDLVVLGVGRSLGSGVYVLIGFIAKLIAGPSVIICFLVDSLSSVLFGLCYAELGARIPHVDSMYLHSYVIMGQLCAFVIGWKLILSLFVGTACVAKAWSIAFDSLTGNHISQALEGTFSPYMPSALGTFPDFVVLGPLLLITGVLVLGVPVSAWIIKVFTSLNILIPIFMIISGFIKGDLLNWQLTEQDYKNTSGSSDIYRTGGLGPLGSGGFVPFGFEGILHGAAIFFRSYFGFSVIVTKGREARNPQCSVPLSMVISIFICFLAYSGVSVALTLMVPYYQIHHYNPLPQAFFHVGWAPARYVMAVVFLCALLYSLLRAMFVLSQLICAMADDGLLFRGLGWIHAGTHSPIIAILASGTLAAIVALPFELXDIVEFMLIGIMLAYTLVAFSVLVLRYQADQNFSKNKKTEEETEMGPVTEESPSGSIPEARMSNFLKSLWFPGSTIPTWKSGQIVYGCAFLLVLLLIILSLVLAQWPIQVFSGDSVLTTVAVLLLLLITGVMVIIWRQPQDPSPLYFKVPALPVLPLVSIFVNIYLMMQITSGAWVQFGIWNAIGFVIYFGYGIRHSLAGNDEPQRPASNSQTXQKHPKEGRRPTELPDSITGLLTPAYDGF from the exons ATGCTGTGTCAGTATGTTCGCCAGTTTGGTCAGAAGCTGGTCCACAGGCGGCCGCTGGAGCCCATAGAAGAGTCTGAGAGTCCCACGGCTCATCTTAACATCCTAGATCTGGTTGTCTTGGGTGTGGGCAGAAGCCTGGGATCCGGCGTGTATGTCTTGATTGGATTCATTGCCAAGCTAATAGCTGGACCATCAGTTATCATCTGCTTCTTGGTGGACTCCCTGTCTTCTGTGTTGTTCGGGCTCTGCTATGCTGAGCTGGGGGCCCGGATACCACACGTTGATTCTATGTATCTCCATAGCTATGTCATCATGGGACAACTGTGTGCTTTTGTCATTGGCTGGAAACTCATTTTGTCCTTATTTGTTG GCACTGCTTGTGTGGCCAAGGCCTGGAGCATCGCCTTTGACAGCCTCACTGGGAACCACATCTCTCAGGCGTTAGAAGGAACCTTCTCTCCATATATGCCCTCTGCCCTCGGCACTTTCCCCGACTTTGTCGTGCTGGGCCCGCTGCTGCTGATTACTG GAGTACTGGTTCTTGGAGTTCCTGTGTCAGCCTGGATTATCAAAGTGTTCACAAGCTTGAATATTTTGATTCCAATCTTCATGATCATCTCTGGCTTCATTAAGGGAGACCTGCTCAACTGGCAGCTCACGGAACAGGACTACAAAAACACATCTGGATCAAGTGACATCTACAGGACTGGAGG CTTGGGCCCTCTGGGTTCTGGAGGGTTTGTGCCTTTTGGCTTTGAAGGGATTCTCCATGGAGCAGCTATATTTTTCAGATCATATTTTGGCTTCAGTGTCATTGTCACTAAAG GGAGAGAAGCTCGAAATCCTCAGTGTTCCGTCCCCTTGAGCATGGTGATCTCCATCTTCATCTGCTTTTTGGCGTACTCGGGTGTCTCGGTGGCACTCACCCTCATGGTGCCCTACTACCAGATTCATCACTACAATCCTTTGCCACAGGCTTTTTTCCATGTTGGGTGGGCTCCTGCCAGATATGTCATGGCTGTTGTCTTCCTATGTGCCCTTTTATACAG CCTCCTTAGAGCCATGTTTGTCTTGTCTCAGTTGATCTGTGCGATGGCAGATGATGGGCTCCTTTTCCGGGGACTTGGATGGATCCATGCCGGTACCCACAGCCCCATCATAGCCATCCTGGCTTCTGGAACTCTTGCAG CAATCGTGGCATTACCCTTTGAGCTCTGAGATATTGTGGAATTCATGTTAATTGGGATCATGCTTGCTTACACCCTTGTGGCTTTTTCTGTGCTTGTCCTCAG GTACCAGGCAGATCAGAATTTCAGCaagaataagaaaacagaggaagaaactgagatggGGCCTGTAACTGAAGAAAGTCCTTCAGGATCTATACCTGAAGCAAGAATGTCAAACTTTCTAAAGAGTCTGTGGTTCCCTGGCAGCACCATCCCCACCTGGAAATCTGGCCAGATTGTCTATGGATGTGCCTTCCTGCTTG TTCTCCTGCTGATAATCCTGAGCCTGGTCCTGGCCCAGTGGCCCATCCAGGTGTTCTCTGGAGACTCCGTGCTCACAACAgtggctgtgctgctgctgctgctcatcaCTGGGGTCATGGTCATCATCTGGAGGCAGCCCCAGGACCCCTCTCCCCTTTACTTCAAG GTCCCTGCTCTGCCTGTCCTCCCACTGGTGAGCATCTTTGTGAACATTTACCTGATGATGCAGATCACCTCTGGGGCCTGGGTCCAATTTGGCATCTGGAATGCAATTG GATTTGTCATATACTTTGGATATGGGATCCGACACAGCCTGGCAGGGAACGATGAGCCACAGCGACCAGCCTCCAATTCTCAGACTTGACAAAAACATCCT AAAGAAGGCCGCAGACCCACCGAACTGCCCGACTCAATCACTGGGCTACTGACGCCAGCCTATGATGGTTTTTGA
- the LOC102266904 gene encoding LOW QUALITY PROTEIN: cationic amino acid transporter 3-like (The sequence of the model RefSeq protein was modified relative to this genomic sequence to represent the inferred CDS: substituted 1 base at 1 genomic stop codon), translated as MSKTLCQYVRWFDQKLAHRRGADTIKESDGLKIHLSATELVFLGVGRYLGGGLYITVGAVAKYVAGPAIVICFLVAGLSSLLSRLCYVEFDARVPRSSSAYVCSYVTMGQLWAFIVGWNIILLFLIATACTASVWRYAFDSLIGDLISQALEGTFPLHVPYLLAIYADFLALGLVLLLAVLLALGVPESAWVYRVFTGINILVLSFTIVSGFIKGDPHNWKLTNQGYTLATAVFLYSLGPPGAGGFVPFDFEGVVRGAAMCFYAFVGFADITTRGKRGDLKPQRSISLFSLLMCFLAYFAVSAALTLTVPYHQIHHYNPLPEAFLHVGWGPARYVVAVGVLCALMSSLLGDMFPMSRLIRAMAEDGLLFRALVRVCGHTKIPIMAIMSSGNLAGIMALLFEFSDISNLMAVASLLAYSMVSFSVLALRYQPDQSLSKNKKTEEETEMECVLEGSPLESEPDAGTSNILRSLWFPTSITLTQKSVQIVSGCAFLLVLLLTILGLILAQWPRHVFSGDPVLTTVAVLLLLITGITVIIWRQPQSPSPLTFRIRSLPVLPLVSIFLNVYLMMQMSTWTWTLFGVWNAIGFAIYFGYGIQHSLXENNEP; from the exons ATGTCTAAGACGCTGTGTCAGTATGTTCGCTGGTTTGATCAGAAGCTGGCCCACAGGCGAGGGGCAGACACCATAAAGGAGTCTGATGGTCTCAAGATTCATCTGAGTGCCACAGAACTGGTGTTCTTGGGTGTGGGCAGATACCTGGGAGGTGGCCTGTACATCACGGTTGGTGCAGTGGCCAAGTACGTAGCTGGACCAGCGATTGTCATCTGCTTCTTGGTGGCCGGCCTGTCTTCTCTGCTGTCGAGGCTCTGCTATGTGGAGTTTGACGCCCGGGTACCACGGTCCTCTTCTGCGTATGTCTGCAGCTATGTCACGATGGGGCAGCTCTGGGCCTTCATCGTTGGCTGGAACATCatactgttatttttaattg CCACTGCGTGTACAGCCAGCGTCTGGAGGTACGCCTTTGACAGCCTCATTGGGGACCTCATCTCTCAGGCATTGGAGGGAACTTTCCCTCTGCATGTGCCCTACTTGCTGGCCATATATGCGGACTTTTTGGCACTGGGCCTGGTGCTGCTGCTTGCGG TACTACTCGCTCTGGGAGTTCCTGAGTCAGCCTGGGTTTACAGAGTGTTCACGGGCATCAACATTTTGGTTCTCAGCTTCACCATCGTCTCTGGCTTCATTAAGGGAGACCCGCACAACTGGAAACTCACGAATCAGGGCTACACACTGGCCACAGCTGTATTCTTGTATAG CTTGGGCCCTCCAGGTGCTGGAGGGTTTGTGCCTTTTGACTTTGAGGGGGTCGTCCGAGGAGCAGCTATGTGTTTCTATGCATTTGTCGGTTTTGCTGACATTACCACTAGAGGTAAG AGAGGAGACCTAAAGCCTCAGCGCTCCATCTCCCTCTTCTCACTCCTCATGTGCTTTTTGGCATATTTTGCTGTCTCAGCGGCACTCACCCTCACGGTGCCCTACCACCAGATTCATCACTATAACCCCTTGCCTGAGGCTTTTCTCCACGTTGGCTGGGGCCCTGCCAGATATGTCGTGGCTGTTGGCGTCCTCTGTGCTCTTATGTCCAG CCTCCTAGGTGACATGTTCCCCATGTCTCGGTTAATTCGTGCAATGGCAGAGGATGGGCTCCTTTTCCGGGCACTTGTCCGGGTCTGTGGTCACACAAAAATCCCCATCATGGCCATCATGTCTTCTGGAAACCTTGCAG GGATCATGGCATTACTTTTTGAGTTCAGCGACATTTCAAACCTCATGGCAGTTGCGTCCCTGCTCGCTTACTCCATGGTGTCCTTCTCAGTCCTTGCTCTCAG GTACCAGCCAGATCAGAGTTTAAGTAAGAATAAGAAAACggaagaagaaactgagatggAGTGTGTACTTGAAGGAAGTCCTTTGGAATCTGAACCTGACGCAGGAACCTCAAACATTCTAAGGAGCCTGTGGTTCCCTACCAGCATCACCCTCACCCAGAAATCTGTCCAGATTGTCTCTGGATGTGCCTTCCTGCTTG TTCTTCTGCTGACCATCCTGGGCCTGATCCTGGCTCAGTGGCCCAGACATGTGTTCTCTGGAGACCCCGTGCTCACAACAgtggctgtgctgctgctgctcatcaCTGGGATCACGGTCATCATCTGGAGGCAGCCCCAGAGCCCAAGTCCTCTTACGTTCAGGATAAGGT CTCTGCCTGTCCTCCCACTGGTGAGCATCTTTCTGAACGTTTATCTGATGATGCAGATGAGTACTTGGACCTGGACCCTATTTGGTGTCTGGAATGCCATTG GATTTGCCATATACTTTGGATATGGGATCCAACACAGCTTGTAGGAGAACAATGAGCCATAG